Below is a window of Prosthecochloris sp. GSB1 DNA.
AGGGAGTTCTCCTTTAAGAGGCCTTTGCCTGAAGAGTGTGACGGTATCAAGCAGAAAATCGCAACTGGGGATTCTGTTTGTGTTGTATTCAGAAGGGGGGATTTTGTCGGGCATCCGATATTGAATATCGTAGGTCTTGATTATTATGAAAAAGCTCTGACACTCCTGGCGGAAAAGGTTTCGGATCCATCGATATTCGTGTTCTCCGACGATATCGCATGGTGCAGGGAAAATTATCGGCCGGGTGGATATGGTTGTGAGTATGTGAACCAGTCACTGACAGGCCCAAACGCTGAATATTATTTGCAGATGATGGCGTCATGCAAGCATTTCATTATACCCAACAGCACCTTCGGCTGGTGGGGGGCATGGCTTTCCAACTATCCGGGGAAAAAAGTCATAGCTCCAAAAGTATGGTTCAGGGGACAAAAGGATGAGGTTAATGAAATCGTTCCGGATGAGTGGATGACATTATAATGGTCGGGTGATTTTTCGGGTTTGAAATTGAAAGAATGAAATCGGCCTGAAAGTTTTCTGCTTGAAAAATGGATGGCAAGAGACGTAAGGATCAATTTGAACAGACGATGATGAGCGTTGCCGTGGGTATTCCCTGTCTGAGGATCGGCGGGACCGAGATGCAGACTCTGCATCTCGTTCGTGCCCTTGTTCTGGAAGGATATGAGGTTCGTGTCATCTGTTATTTTGAGTATGACAATGATGTCGTTGCCGAATTCGAACGCTGTGGAAGCAAGGTCACTTTGCTGGACTATTCCCGCTCCATGCCAAAAGCGGTCTTTGTATCCGATCTTGCAAAAGAGTTTCGTTCCATACAGGCGGATGTCGTGCATATTCAGTACATGACGCCGGGAGCCCTTGCAGTGCTTGCCGCACGGTTGGCTGGCGTGAAACGGTTGTTGGCGACGGTGCATCAGCCTTATACCGAAGGGCATGGTATACATGCCAAAATTCTCTTGCGTTGTTCCGCGTTTTTTTGTTCGCATTTCATCGCCGTTTCACAAAGTGCGGAGCAATCGTGGTTCGGTTCGTCGCAGAGGTATGCATACGGTGACGAAACACGCTTGCCCGCTCATTTTACGCTCTACAACGCGGTCGATGTCCGGAGGATACGGGAGCTTTGCGCCGAAGGGCATGAACAAGCGGAAAAAAGCGGCAGGGGGGCGTTTGTTTTTGGTTTTCTCGGTCGGCTCAGCCATGAAAAGGGGGCTGATCTGCTGTTCGACGCGTTCGATGTTCTTTCGCGGAAGCACGAGCAGCTCGGGCTGCTGGTAGTCGGGGACGGCCCGGAAAGAAAGCGGATCGAGGATCGGTATTCCCGAACCGGCTGGTGGGGGGACGTGACCTTCAAGGGCCTGTGTTCATGGCAGGAGGCCATGACGCAATTTTCTTCGATGGATGCGCTTGTCGTGCCATCGCGGTTCGAGGGTTTCGGTTTGAGCGCAGTCGAGGCTCTTGCGGCCGGTAAGCCGGTTATCGCTTCAGAATGTGGTGGCTTGTCCGAAATAATAGAAAACGGGATTTCCGGCCTTATCTTTCCTGCAGGTGATACGGATGCTCTCGTCGCCGCGATGGAAAGACTGCTGAATGACCGCCCGTTACGTAGCCGGTTGGAGATACGTGCGGCGGCAAGAGCTGATGAATTCGATGTCGGCCGTTTCAACCGGAACGTCGCTGGCATCTACAAGCGGATGTTTCAGGATGCGAGACGGTAATTTCTACTGGTTCTACCGGGCGGTCTTTT
It encodes the following:
- a CDS encoding glycosyltransferase family 4 protein, encoding MMSVAVGIPCLRIGGTEMQTLHLVRALVLEGYEVRVICYFEYDNDVVAEFERCGSKVTLLDYSRSMPKAVFVSDLAKEFRSIQADVVHIQYMTPGALAVLAARLAGVKRLLATVHQPYTEGHGIHAKILLRCSAFFCSHFIAVSQSAEQSWFGSSQRYAYGDETRLPAHFTLYNAVDVRRIRELCAEGHEQAEKSGRGAFVFGFLGRLSHEKGADLLFDAFDVLSRKHEQLGLLVVGDGPERKRIEDRYSRTGWWGDVTFKGLCSWQEAMTQFSSMDALVVPSRFEGFGLSAVEALAAGKPVIASECGGLSEIIENGISGLIFPAGDTDALVAAMERLLNDRPLRSRLEIRAAARADEFDVGRFNRNVAGIYKRMFQDARR
- a CDS encoding alpha-1,2-fucosyltransferase is translated as MIIARLIGGNGNQMFQYAAGFALAKKHGVELRLDINYLLDKSKRYYRHAHRSYALDMFGVSAEIATDKEIACFTVPRKGNKFFYHLKKRIFTKNNVYREEDFSAESAFNAIPSDAYIEGYWENPGYFARIEQDLRREFSFKRPLPEECDGIKQKIATGDSVCVVFRRGDFVGHPILNIVGLDYYEKALTLLAEKVSDPSIFVFSDDIAWCRENYRPGGYGCEYVNQSLTGPNAEYYLQMMASCKHFIIPNSTFGWWGAWLSNYPGKKVIAPKVWFRGQKDEVNEIVPDEWMTL